CGCTCGCAATCGGTGCGGCGAGACGACCTGGTCGACAAACGTCGCGCGATCCCCGTCCAGGACCGACAGGTCGACCGTCTCCTCCAGCTCCCGGCACAGCTCCTCCAGGAACGGGTGCACATCGACCACCACCCCTCGCCGGACGGTGCTGGCCATCCGGGCAATCTCCGGACCGAGCCGATAGCGACCCCGCACCGCGCGTGATGCCACCAGGCCTTCGTCGTCCAACGCGCTGAGGATGCGGCTGACCGTCGACCGCGCCATACCCAGCCGCTCCCCGATCTCGGCCTGGCTCAGCCCACTGGGATGCGCCTGCAACAGCCGCAGCATCTCGGCCGCGCGGGCGATGACCTGGATTCCGCCGCTGCGGGCGTCGTCCGCGACGACGCTCATCACGCCGCCCCCGTTTCGAGACGGTAACTACCGGTCGGATCGACGATTGCCACCAACCGCACGATGCCGCCGTCGCCGCCGACCCAGCGCCACGGGAATGCGGCGAAGGTGACGCGCTTACCGGTGACCTTGTCCAGCTCGCCGCCCACGTTCTCGAATCCGTAGATGCCCTTGGACAGGATCGCGCGGTGGCACGGCTCCCACTCCGGGAAGTCGTCGAGCACGTGGTGCCCGGTCTGCTCCTCGTATTCCTTGACCGCCCAGGGCAATAGACCACCGGTGCGTTCGGCTGGGCCGTGCGGGGCGATCGCGGTGGCCAGCGGGTGGTCGAGCGCCTGGGTGTCGGTGCCGACCGCCTTGACGCCCCTGGCCGCGAACCATTCGCCGGCCTCCTTGTAGAAGCCCGGCGCGTAGGCGTAGTACTCCGCGCTGTCGGCGTACTTGTGGTGCCAGCCGGTGTTGACGATGACGATGTCGCCGGGCCGGATCTGCGGCGTGGCGTTCTCCAGATCCTCGGCGGTGACGACCTCCCACTTCTGCTTGGGGATCGACACCACCACACCGGTGCCGAAGAATGCGCTGAGCGGAATCTCGTGCAGCAGCGGCGTGCCTTCGATCACGTGCCCGGGCGCATCGATGTGCGTGCCGGAATGCATTACGGTGGTGACCTTCTGGGTCAGAACGCGGCTTCTGGCCATGGTGTGCAGGCGTTCGATCTTGACGTCCTCGAAGTACGGCCAGGCCGGCACGCCGTGCCCCCACGGGTGCGAGAGGTCGTAGAACTCCAGCCTCGACTCGGCTTCGCCCAGCGGCCAGGTGACGGTCATGACGGGTCCCTCCGGTTCGTCAGCATGCGGTGTAGCCGCCGTCCAGGTACATCACCTGTCCGGTGAAGAAACTCGACGCATCGCTGAGTAGATAGATCAGCGCGCCGACGAAGTCTTCCGGCTCCGCGAAGCGGCGCAATGGGATTCGGGCAAACATCGCCTCACGGGCTTCGCGTCCCTTGCCGTCGTCGGCGTACATCCACTCGGTCAGCTGGGAGCGGAACACTGTGGGCGCCAAAGTATTCACCCGGATCCCGTGCCGCCCCCACTCGGCGGCCAGAGATTTGGCCAACAGATCGGTTGCCGCCTTCGACGGGCAGTACGCGCTGTAGCCGGCCGGATGCCCGAGGGTGCCCCGTACCGAGGACACCAGTACGACGCTGCCACCCTCGCGCTGGCGCAGCAGCACCCGACCGGCCGCCTGACAGATCAGCCAGGCGCCGCGCGCGTTCGCCTTCATCACGGCGTCGAAGTCCTCGACGGCCATCTCGGTGATCGGCGCGACGTGATTCATGCCCGAGGCGACCAGGACGCCGTCGAGCCTGCCGTGCTGCGCCACGGCGGCCTCCACAATGGCCTGG
This Mycobacterium simiae DNA region includes the following protein-coding sequences:
- a CDS encoding IclR family transcriptional regulator, whose protein sequence is MSVVADDARSGGIQVIARAAEMLRLLQAHPSGLSQAEIGERLGMARSTVSRILSALDDEGLVASRAVRGRYRLGPEIARMASTVRRGVVVDVHPFLEELCRELEETVDLSVLDGDRATFVDQVVSPHRLRAISAIGESFPLHCCANGKALLASLSPAERGHALPSRLAKLTANTITTPAALRKELDRIAAEGIAYDREEQSEGICAVGAVLTGVSAEKVAVSVPVPAQRFYRREAKLAAALRTWIATVEAWFRETRSSASH
- a CDS encoding cyclase family protein — its product is MTVTWPLGEAESRLEFYDLSHPWGHGVPAWPYFEDVKIERLHTMARSRVLTQKVTTVMHSGTHIDAPGHVIEGTPLLHEIPLSAFFGTGVVVSIPKQKWEVVTAEDLENATPQIRPGDIVIVNTGWHHKYADSAEYYAYAPGFYKEAGEWFAARGVKAVGTDTQALDHPLATAIAPHGPAERTGGLLPWAVKEYEEQTGHHVLDDFPEWEPCHRAILSKGIYGFENVGGELDKVTGKRVTFAAFPWRWVGGDGGIVRLVAIVDPTGSYRLETGAA
- a CDS encoding SDR family NAD(P)-dependent oxidoreductase, yielding MGIGGRVGSARFSVQDKSIVITGATGALGSAATRALADEGARLTLAGGNTDRLADLVDETGRRDVAVVTRRPETPADAQAIVEAAVAQHGRLDGVLVASGMNHVAPITEMAVEDFDAVMKANARGAWLICQAAGRVLLRQREGGSVVLVSSVRGTLGHPAGYSAYCPSKAATDLLAKSLAAEWGRHGIRVNTLAPTVFRSQLTEWMYADDGKGREAREAMFARIPLRRFAEPEDFVGALIYLLSDASSFFTGQVMYLDGGYTAC